In the genome of Bradyrhizobium sp. CB3481, the window GCGTTCCTGCCTGATATGCTGAGCAACGGCCGAGGCACGATCGTGAACATCTCTTCCGCCGCCGGCGTGTTCAAGGCGGCGCCGAACCGTTACGTCTACGCCGCGACCAAGGCTGCGGTCGCGGCGCTGACGCGCTCGGTTGCCACCGACTTCATTGGCAAGGGCATCCGCTGCAACTGCATCTGCCCCGGCACCGTCGAGACGCCCTCGATGCTGGAGCGCGCTGCGGCCGCCGGCCCGAACGGACGCGAGATGTTCATCGCACGGCAGCCAATGGGACGGCTCGGCACCGCGGAGGAAATCGCCGCGCTCGCGGTCTATCTCGCCAGCGACGAAAGCGCCTTCACCACCGGCGTCGCACACCTCATCGACGGCGGCTGGACGTTGTGACCTTAACCTCTCCCCGCGAAGAGCGGGGCGAGGGAGCAGACCATTCGCGAAGCAGGGTTCGAGAGGAAAAACTCCATGAACAAGATCGATCTCAACGGCCGCTGCGCCGTCGTCACCGGCGGGGCGCAGGGGTTTGGCCGCGCCATCGCCGAGCGATTCATCGCATCCGGCGCGAAGGTCGCGATCTGGGATTTTGACCTGCCGCTGGCTGAAAAGACCGCCAGGGAAATC includes:
- a CDS encoding SDR family oxidoreductase, which encodes MSDRLKGKRAFVTAAAVGIGRACAVAFAREGATVFATDIDEAKLAPLKSEGIAEVAKLDVRDTTAVAAMAKRAGKTDILLNAAGFVHHGTILDCSDDDFDFSFDLNVKSMHRTIRAFLPDMLSNGRGTIVNISSAAGVFKAAPNRYVYAATKAAVAALTRSVATDFIGKGIRCNCICPGTVETPSMLERAAAAGPNGREMFIARQPMGRLGTAEEIAALAVYLASDESAFTTGVAHLIDGGWTL